The Nitrospira sp. genome includes the window CTCCCCCAGCTCCGGTCGACTCATCATAGCGATGCTCGAGCCGGACGATGGTATTGGTCCACCGGTAGAGAAATTTATATTCCACGGTCGAGGTGACCGCTTTCACGAACTGCTCTTGCCCGGTCCACCGTCCGTTGCGATCCCAATAGAACTCCGGCCGCACGGCCATGCTCCAGGGACCGGACACGTGCCACTTCGCCAACAGGTTGCCACCCATAGCGAAGGTACGCGGACTACCAGGCTGGCCGGCGATACGTTCGGTCCCGATATCGTAAGAGACCGCCAGCGTCAGGTCGTCGCCCTTCCACTCGAGAATATGGTTTCCGTAGAGCCGCCAGAATTCGAATGATGTCTTGGTCTGGTCCGGCCCCCAATAGAGGGTTTGCGTCGCCGTCAACCGTGGCGTCATTTTGTACGCCCATTGTCCGCCGTACGACGGCTGATCGTTTGGATGGGAGAGGTGGAAATAGCCGTTGATGACGAAGGCCGCGACCGTCAACTGCTCATTGACGGGATACTTGGCATTCACCCCGAACATCATGTAGGGCGAGTAGTCGGCAATCCATGACCGGGTATAGTTTGCATTGTCCTTCGCGTAGAGCGATTCGTAGCCCATCAAACTGTTGAAGAGGCCGGCGGTAATCGTGAGGCCGTTCCCGACCGGGGCAAGATAGGCCACGTTGGCCCGCTGCAAATGCCGCCAGGTGTCGGCCCCATCGACCTTGCGCTCTCCTTGGAGATACCCGAAATCTTTCGAGTCATATCCTC containing:
- a CDS encoding outer membrane beta-barrel protein; this translates as MVPLVLVLWAVLVVLGGQALADPLSPGESSAPAAESPSNWHYGVYVDLSYIVNFNFPENHLWRSRSTASRHNELAPNMGYVYVHKDTNEASRWGMELGIQGGYDSKDFGYLQGERKVDGADTWRHLQRANVAYLAPVGNGLTITAGLFNSLMGYESLYAKDNANYTRSWIADYSPYMMFGVNAKYPVNEQLTVAAFVINGYFHLSHPNDQPSYGGQWAYKMTPRLTATQTLYWGPDQTKTSFEFWRLYGNHILEWKGDDLTLAVSYDIGTERIAGQPGSPRTFAMGGNLLAKWHVSGPWSMAVRPEFYWDRNGRWTGQEQFVKAVTSTVEYKFLYRWTNTIVRLEHRYDESTGAGGGFFRKGEISPGTLGLAPAQHLLLLGLLWSFDSP